The DNA segment atccgtacctactgatacctgataatgtggactgtttgtccaagaaagcttgtaacttttctgaataaaactccattagataccatccaatttgaatgaggtccttttagtaatatatatatatatatatatatatatatatatatatatatatatatatatatatatatatatatatatatatatatatatatatatatacaggtggcGTGTCAGGATTCTGGTGCCGTTTTATGTCTCCGAGGAAGCTGCTCCTTCTGTCTTCGGGGATTCTTGGAGATTCCCTGGAGAAGCTGGTTTTGTTCAGTGAGTggtcatatattttgaataattcttcttccctctctaattatatgtatatatatatacatacatatatatatatatatataattagggagGGAAGAAGGATTATTCAAAATACGATCACTCACTGGACATAACCAGCTTCTCCAGGGAATTCCCAAGAATCCCCGAAGATGGAAGTAGCAGCTTCCTCGGAGACACAAAATTCCTCCGGAATCCTGACACCGCCACCTGTCGGTTTTGAAATCTAGGGATAGAGCGAAGAGTGTTAATCTGTACTTGACAAAAGATGTTGTTCCTAAGCTTGCTTACTTTCGTGCTCAAACAGTGCTTTGGCTCCGGGGTTAAATTCCCCCGTGGGATTACGTTTTATATCAGTCTTGTTATGCTGTTCATCGAAGTATTTATACTTCGTGAAATGTGCATGGACATATTtcaattctttacttatttcatgGCTCTGGACGACTCTGGGCGTCCGGAGGATTCTCGAACTGACAAGGACAAAGATATGGTAGACGACGACTCCGATTGTTTAGAAGATGATGATTCGGATTGCGAAGACGACGATGATTTCGATTGCGAAGACGATATTTCAGACTATGAAGAAGTCGATGATTCAGAATGGAAAGAAATGCCACGATCAATCAACCAAAAGTCAGACGACGCAATTAAGAAAAATGCAGACATCTTGAGGCTTGAAGAAGAGAACATAGCGAAGACTCGAATCATagaagaactgaaagagaaagTAGAGAGGCTGGCTGAAGGAAGACTGCACATGGAACGAGACATAAGAGACCTGGAACGACTtcttcaagaaaaggagaaacaaatctgCTCATTGCCAGCTGGAATGGAAAGTCTTCGAAAAGAAATATCGCTCAAGGAGAAAGATACGGAGAGGCTCTCAAAGGAAAACGATGATAAAGACTCCaagataattattttggaaagtaCGGCAGTAGTTCTCGAGATGGAAAAGGAAACGCTATATCACAatttgaaggaaatggaaagtgACAGAGACAGGACCCGCATCCAACTACACAAGCTGAACGAGAACTTGGAAAGCCTCCGACAAGAGAACAAAATGAAGCAGAACCACTTTGAAAATCtgcagaaggaaaatgaagacaaagacTTAAGGATAAACAGtttaatagaaaaattagaaattctcaACACTGTTTCTCAGAGAGCTGACGAAAATTTGAAACAGCTCGAACAATGTAAGAAGGAAATGGTAGAGGCACAGAAGGAGGTAGGAAAACTGAAAGAACAGAACTTCCAGAGGGATAGGGAGATTCTCCGACTGGAGAATGAATGCTCCCAGAAGCAAAATATGGTCATCGGTCTGTTGAACGAAACGAAAAGTGCTGAAGCAGAGAAGACAAATAGAAATTTGAACGAAATGACGAGACGAAAAATCCAGCTGGAATTCGAACTGGCTGAGATGAAAGAGGACCTAGAGACGATGGAGTTTGAAAAACTGGAAGCAACAGTTGAAATTGAAAGACTCCAGGAAGACAACTTCGCAAAGGATCAGAAGATCAGATCCTTGGAAAGTCAAGTCAAAATGCttaaagaagaaaagacaaatgGAACAGTGAAGGAAGAACAGTCTGGCtcagaaaagaaagatgaaaagaaaaaggctttGGGTAAAACTCGATGTCTGAGGAAACCTCAGGTCAACTGCAAAGCCCTCTACCGACAGATAGACAGCATCGAGGAAGAGCTTCGTCAAATCGGGGCACAGAAGCAACCTTCAGCTGCTACCAAGAGATGCGCAAAAGCCCTGGCTAAAACTCCAGCAATCAAGAAGGCCCTAAGTACAGAAGAAGTACATAAGACAATGAGGATTGAGTCTGCAGCGAGACTCCGAAGACTGGAGCAAGAagctaaaatggtaaaaaatctcTACAAGATCAACTCTGTCACTTAAGGACTCCGCAATTTTAGGAAGACGGCTGGTTTGCTAGTGGAAGAAAGAAGACAGGACACTTTGATGCTGAGAAAGCTTGATGGAAATCATTCCTGGACACAGCTGTGGAAGAATCCCTAGGCGAAGAAGAGATTACAGCGACTGGTTGGACTGGCGGCAAGTGCCCGAAGATTGGGCTCTCCTGCCACATACCCCTCTGGATGGGGTATCAATGCCCACTCACATATGCTAgggaaggcaaccactggcgcggcgtaagaacccgtaagtttcatgcccacttcatatgtgaactgggctatgcattgcatattggatcccatttttgcatatactctagtggcaacctctggcgcggcgtaaaaacccgtaagtttaatgccttttatatatgcaaaatatgggttatgcagtgcatattggatcccatttttgcatatactctagtggcaacctctggcgcggcgtaaaaacccgtaagtttaatgccttttatatatgcaaaatatgggttatgcattgcatattgATCCCATTTTGCATATACTCTCTAGTGGCAACCTcccgtaaaaacccgtaagtttaatgcaAAATATGGGTTGTGCATACATATTGGATCCCCATATActccagtggcaacctctggcgcggcgtaaaaacccgtaagtttaatgccttttatatatgcaaaatatgggttatgcagTGCATactggatcaaattcttgcatatactctagtggcaacctctggcgcggcgtaaaaacccgtaagttcaatgccttttatatatgcaaaatatttgatcccaGTACGGCAGGGTCACCAAGACATCGAAGGGCGAGCCATCAGGAGTCGCTGTATTTCACCGTCTTGGGATTTGGAGATCGAAAGTGTCCTGTCTGTAGCAGAGGATTGCGGATGTCATCAAGGAACCAGATGTTTCCAACAGTGAGCAgagaaatggctgcattttggaCTGTCAAGAAATCTCCTGTTTTCTGTCAATTGCAGAGGAATGATCTGGAAGTTCGTCACTGATGTAGGGTCATATAAACTGAGGATTCCATCTCTCTTGGCTAGCCGAtagagctgagaatggggaagggtccacccctggcaAAAAATAAACCCCATTCAACGAagctctgttggcgaggatgccccagggtgagatcgcTTGCGATCGttaaaggccatatatatatatatatatatatatatata comes from the Macrobrachium rosenbergii isolate ZJJX-2024 chromosome 3, ASM4041242v1, whole genome shotgun sequence genome and includes:
- the LOC136851813 gene encoding ERC protein 2-like — its product is MALDDSGRPEDSRTDKDKDMVDDDSDCLEDDDSDCEDDDDFDCEDDISDYEEVDDSEWKEMPRSINQKSDDAIKKNADILRLEEENIAKTRIIEELKEKVERLAEGRLHMERDIRDLERLLQEKEKQICSLPAGMESLRKEISLKEKDTERLSKENDDKDSKIIILESTAVVLEMEKETLYHNLKEMESDRDRTRIQLHKLNENLESLRQENKMKQNHFENLQKENEDKDLRINSLIEKLEILNTVSQRADENLKQLEQCKKEMVEAQKEVGKLKEQNFQRDREILRLENECSQKQNMVIGLLNETKSAEAEKTNRNLNEMTRRKIQLEFELAEMKEDLETMEFEKLEATVEIERLQEDNFAKDQKIRSLESQVKMLKEEKTNGTVKEEQSGSEKKDEKKKALGKTRCLRKPQVNCKALYRQIDSIEEELRQIGAQKQPSAATKRCAKALAKTPAIKKALSTEEVHKTMRIESAARLRRLEQEAKMVKNLYKINSVT